In Macadamia integrifolia cultivar HAES 741 chromosome 12, SCU_Mint_v3, whole genome shotgun sequence, the following are encoded in one genomic region:
- the LOC122058065 gene encoding pentatricopeptide repeat-containing protein At3g53700, chloroplastic, giving the protein MTLMFSSSLKCYSYSWVLPQKPQYPLSLSTSFIPLASIQHHEGLTSSSSSSSSSSSSANPLSTFSSSATHQLPPNFTPKDLLGILRRQKDADSALQVFEWAAQQPNFVPTSSVYEEMLQLLGRFGSFELMEQLLLEMKLSGCEMNRGTFEIFIESYARFSLFDEAMGVLNMMEEEFGLEPDLFIFNFLLNVLVEGNKLKLVESVHSNMNSRGIGPDVSTFNILIKALCRAHQIRPAISMMEDMSNYGLVPDEKTYTTLMQGFIEEGNLEGALKIRERMEEVGCMLTNVSVNVLINGFCKEGRVEDALTLLQEMALEGFHPDKFTFNALVNGLCRTGHVEQALEILDVMLQEGFDPDIFTYNTLISGLCKSGEIEEAMEVLNQMVSRGCFPNTVTYNTLISTMCKENRVGEATELARDLSTKGLLPDVCTFNSLIHGLCMSGDHRIAVELFKEMKNKGCPPDEFTYNTLIDNLCSKGRLEEALGLLKEMESGGCARNVVTYNTLIDGFCKNQRIEEAEEIFDEMELQGVSRNLVTYNTLIDGLCKNKRVDEASQLMDQMLMEGLKPDKFTYNSLLSNFCRIGDIKRAAEIIQTMTSNGCEPDAITYGTLIGGLCKAGRVEVASRLLRSLQMKGMVPAPQAYNPVIQALFKRQRAKEAMRLFREMIEKGEPPDAITYKIVFRGLCCGGGPIGEAVDFVVEMTDKGFLPEFSSFSMLAEGLCALAMEDTLIRLVDLVMTKAKFSENEVSMIKGFLKIRKFNDALATFGRLLNSRKPRKVYR; this is encoded by the coding sequence ATGACATTGATGTTCTCCTCATCTCTGAAATGCTATTCTTATTCATGGGTTCTTCCCCAAAAGCCACAGTACCCCCTTTCCCTTTCTACCAGTTTCATCCCCTTGGCTTCCATCCAACATCATGAAGGGCttacttcatcttcatcttcatcttcatcttcgtcGTCTAGTGCTAATCCACTCTCtaccttctcttcttctgcaaCGCATCAGCTTCCCCCAAATTTCACCCCAAAAGACCTCCTTGGTATCCTCCGCCGCCAGAAAGATGCGGACTCGGCACTTCAAGTCTTTGAGTGGGCGGCACAGCAGCCAAATTTCGTACCCACTTCGTCAGTGTACGAGGAGATGCTTCAACTGCTTGGAAGGTTCGGTTCTTTTGAATTGATGGAACAGCTTCTGCTGGAGATGAAGCTTTCTGGATGTGAGATGAATAGAGGTACGTTTGAGATCTTTATTGAAAGTTATGCCAGATTCAGTTTATTTGATGAAGCGATGGGTGTGCTTAATATGATGGAAGAAGAATTTGGGTTGGAACCAGATTTATTcatatttaatttcttattgAATGTTCTTGTCgagggaaacaaattaaaactgGTCGAGTCTGTCCATTCGAACATGAACAGTAGGGGAATCGGTCCAGATGTTTCAACCTTCAATATCTTGATCAAGGCTTTGTGTAGAGCCCATCAAATTAGACCTGCCATTTCTATGATGGAGGATATGTCCAACTATGGTTTGGTTCCAGACGAGAAGACCTACACTACTCTTATGCAAGGATTTATCGAAGAAGGGAATTTGGAAGGGGCTTTGAAAATTAGAGAACGAATGGAAGAGGTTGGGTGCATGTTAACCAATGTATCAGTAAATGTTTTAATTAATGGATTCTGCAAAGAGGGTAGAGTAGAAGATGCTCTCACCCTTTTACAAGAAATGGCCCTTGAGGGATTCCATCCCGATAAATTCACCTTCAATGCTTTGGTGAATGGTCTGTGCAGAACTGGGCATGTTGAGCAGGCCTTAGAGATCTTGGATGTGATGCTTCAGGAAGGGTTTGATCCAGATATCTTCACTTACAACACATTGATATCTGGACTCTGTAAATCTGGTGAGATCGAGGAAGCCATGGAGGTTCTAAATCAAATGGTGTCTAGGGGTTGTTTCCCAAACACTGTTACCTACAACACTCTAATCAGCACCATGTGTAAGGAGAACAGGGTAGGAGAAGCTACTGAGCTTGCTCGTGACCTTTCAACAAAGGGGCTCTTACCTGATGTATGTACATTTAACTCTCTAATACATGGTCTCTGTATGTCTGGTGACCACAGGATTGCAGTGGAACTCTTCAAAGAGATGAAAAATAAGGGTTGCCCACCAGATGAGTTTACTTACAATACATTGATTGATAACCTTTGTTCGAAAGGGAGACTGGAGGAAGCATTGGGACTGTTGAAAGAAATGGAGTCAGGGGGCTGTGCACGAAATGTAGTAACATATAATACTCTGATTGATGGCTTCTGCAAGAATCAGAGGATTGAAGAGGCGGAGGAAATCTTTGATGAGATGGAACTGCAAGGTGTTTCAAGGAACTTGGTAACTTATAACACCCTTATTGATGGTCTTTGTAAAAACAAGAGGGTGGATGAAGCTTCACAACTTATGGACCAGATGCTGATGGAAGGATTGAAACCTGACAAATTCACCTATAATTCCTTGCTTTCGAACTTTTGCAGGATAGGAGATATAAAAAGGGCAGCAGAGATCATCCAGACCATGACTTCAAATGGGTGTGAGCCAGATGCAATCACCTATGGAACCCTCATTGGTGGGCTGTGTAAAGCAGGTAGAGTCGAGGTTGCCAGTAGGCTACTCAGATCTTTACAAATGAAAGGAATGGTTCCTGCCCCACAAGCCTATAACCCTGTAATTCAAGCACTATTTAAACGGCAAAGGGCAAAAGAAGCCATGAGGCTTTTTAGAGAAATGATTGAGAAGGGTGAACCTCCAGATGCTATTACTTACAAGATTGTTTTCCGTGGCCTCTGTTGCGGAGGTGGACCTATTGGAGAGGCTGTCGATTTTGTGGTTGAGATGACAGATAAAGGGTTTTTGCCTGAGTTCTCCTCATTCTCTATGCTTGCTGAAGGTCTTTGTGCTTTAGCCATGGAGGACACACTAATAAGGCTTGTTGATCTGGTCATGACGAAAGCAAAGTTCTCAGAAAATGAGGTTTCCATGATAAAGGGTTTCCTTAAGATTCGGAAATTTAATGATGCCTTAGCCACCTTTGGCCGTCTCTTAAATAGTAGGAAACCCAGAAAAGTTTACAGGTGA
- the LOC122094687 gene encoding disease resistance protein RUN1-like produces the protein MLLQMERTITSATQKSESESESSSSSSLPSSGENDAAAAASSSATQECDDSSSSEWDYEVFLSFRGEDTRTKFTDHLYNALLDKGIHTFMDNEGLRIGKKIGPALIPAIHQSKIAIIIFSKDYASSKWCLHEVAEIAEYMKKGGKRQIKAMPVFYDVDPSEVRNQTTGSSYGNAFRKHEKNFDKETVQVWKKALREVGESKGWDLKNTVDGHEGKLIKLIVNEVWSELRKSPLTISDNMVGIHSHIKEMMKLINITSKDRRIIGIHGLGGIGKTTIARCVYNTVYHHFEGCSFIADFRETFRTKGAVHLQSQLLTNILNLENPIITSVDQGIDMIKQRLSNKKVLIVLDDVDKNRNLDAIIGKRDWFGFGSKIIITTRDRHVLNVLEVDETYEPNEMDSDQSLKLFSKNAFKIDLPPKKFLNLSKDVIKTTGGLPLALEVIGSYLCHKTESTWEDTVKKLAKIPNTEVLTKFRISYDGLEDEEKSMFLDVACFFIRMDKNIACYIWDGCEFFPKSGIENLCLKSLVKIGEENELMMHDQLRDLGREIVRQENPKELGKRSRLCLHKEVLEY, from the exons ATGCTTCTGCAAATGGAAAGAACGATTACCAGTGCCACACAAAAGTCCGAGTCCGAGTCcgagtcctcttcttcttcatcgctTCCCTCTTCTGGAGAGAACGacgcagcagcagcagcatcatCATCTGCCACACAAGAGTGCGAtgattcctcttcttctgagtGGGATTACGAGGTATTCTTGAGCTTTAGAGGTGAGGACACCCGCACCAAATTCACCGACCACCTCTACAACGCCCTCCTCGATAAAGGAATCCACACTTTCATGGACAACGAAGGACTCCGAATCGGAAAAAAGATCGGTCCGGCGCTTATTCCTGCGATCCACCAGTCCAAAATCGCTATCATCATCTTCTCAAAAGACTATGCTTCCAGCAAATGGTGCCTCCATGAAGTTGCAGAGATTGCGGAGTACATGAAAAAGGGGggcaaaagacaaataaaagcGATGCCCGTATTCTACGATGTAGATCCATCGGAGGTCCGAAACCAGACTACTGGTAGCTCCTATGGGAATGCTTTTCGAAAGCACGAGAAGAATTTCGACAAGGAGACTGTACAGGTGTGGAAGAAGGCTTTGAGAGAGGTTGGTGAATCCAAGGGATGGGATCTGAAGAATACTGTTGACGG GCATGAAGGGAAGTTAATAAAATTAATTGTTAACGAAGTTTGGAGTGAATTAAGAAAGAGCCCCTTGACTATTTCTGACAATATGGTCGGAATTCATTCTCATATAAAAGAAATGATGAAGTTGATAAATATTACATCTAAAGATAGACGGATTATTGGAATCCATGGTTTAGGTGGCATTGGTAAGACCACGATTGCCAGGTGTGTGTACAATACAGTCTATCATCACTTTGAAGGATGTAGCTTTATAGCAGATTTTCGAGAAACTTTCCGAACAAAGGGAGCTGTCCATTTGCAGAGTCAACTTCTCACTAATATCTTGAACCTTGAGAATCCAATCATTACTAGTGTTGATCAAGGAATTGATATGATCAAGCAAAgattatcaaataaaaaagttcttattgttcttgatgatgtggataaAAATCGTAACTTAGATGCAATAATTGGGAAGCGTGACTGGTTTGGTTTTGGAAGTAAGATTATTATTACGACTAGGGACAGGCATGTCTTAAATGTTCTTGAAGTAGATGAAACTTATGAGCCCAATGAAATGGATTCAGATCAATCTCTTAAACTTTTCAGCAAAAATGCCTTCAAAATTGACCTACCtccaaaaaaatttttgaatctCTCAAAAGATGTGATAAAAACTACTGGAGGACTTCCTTTGGCTCTTGAGGTTATAGGTTCTTATTTATGTCATAAAACAGAATCAACATGGGAAGACACTGTGAAGAAGTTGGCCAAAATTCCAAATACTGAAGTGCTGACAAAGTTTAGAATAAGTTATGATGGATtagaagatgaagagaaatcGATGTTTCTTGATGTTGCTTGTTTTTTTATCAGAATGGATAAGAATATTGCATGTTACATATGGGATGGCTGTGAATTTTTCCCTAAATCAGGAATTGAAAATCTTTGCCTGAAGTCACTAGTTAAGATTGGTGAAGAAAATGAGCTAATGATGCATGATCAGCTAAGAGATCTTGGAAGGGAAATTGTTCGTCAAGAAAACCCTAAGGAGCTTGGGAAACGTAGTAGGTTGTGTTTGCACAAGGAGGTATTGGAATATTGA